In Sphingobacterium sp. lm-10, the DNA window GAAGGAACAAAGCAATACAAATCCGACGAGAATTAAAAGAGAAACACCGGGAGAATTAGCGGGCGATTTGGGCTGTTGCATGTTTCGAAAATAAGGAAAATCTTTCAAAAAAGGGGCTGTCTACTAGAGTAGACAGCCCCTGAATAACGTATTTATAAACAGCGTTTAGTTGACCCGGATTGGATCAGCTGGTTTCTTCATCTCTTGGTAAGGATAGGTTTTCATCTCTTCTAACAAGACATTGATGGTACGCTCCAATTGAGGGTCTTTGCCATCCAGTAAATCTTTTGGCATTTGCTCTACGAAAATATCGGGAGCCACTCCCTCATTTTCAATGATGTAGTTGCCTTTCAGGTCAAACACGCCAAAGTTAGGAGAGGTAATGCTTCCACCATCTAAAAGCGGTGGATAACCAGAAATACCTACCAAAATACCCATCGTCGTGCGGCCTACTAATTTGCCTAATCCTTTGAACCGGAACATATACGGCATCATATCACCACCAGATCCAGCATTTTCATTGATGATCATCGCTTTAGGACCATAGATTCCATTACCTGGTGTGGTGAAGCTGCGCCCGTCGCGAATTCCCCATCCAGAGATCAACTCCCGGGATAATAGGTCGATCACGTAGTCGGCCACGGAGCCACCGCCATTATTTCGTTCATCGAGCAATAAGGCTTTTTTATCCATTTGAGAGAAGTAGTAGCGATTGAAGGAATCGTAGCCTTCACGACCAGTATTTGGCATGTACACATAGGCGATTTGTCCCTTACTCGCGGCATCTACTTTCTGACGGTTTTTCTCCACCCAGCTTTGGCGACGTAATCCAACTTCATTGGCGTAAGAAATTGGCTTTACGATGACCTCTCGAGCGCCATCGGTGGAAGCTTTAGAGTTGATCTTCAGCGTCACTTGCTTATCGACGGTATAATCAAATAAGCTGTAGATATCCTTGTCTGCAGTAAGATCCTGTCCATTGACGGCCAAGATATAATCGCCTTCTTTAATGTTTAGACCGGGTTCTGCCAAAGGCGCTTTGAATGATGGATTCCAATCCATGCGTGTGTAAATCTTAGCGATGCGGTAACGGTTGTTGCTGATTTCGTAATCTGCACCTAGCACGCCAGCAGATACCGATGGGGTAGAAGGCTCATCGCCAGGATAGATATAGTTGTGCCCAACCACCATCTCGCCCATCATTTCATTGAGCAGATAGCCCAGATCCGAACGGTGATTAACATAAGGTAGGAACTTTGCGTATTTCGTTTTGGTGGCATCCCAATCTACTCCATGCATATTCTCCACGTAGAAAAACTCCTTTTGCATGGCCCAAACTTCGTTGAATACCTGATCCCATTCTGCTTTGGGGTCTACCAGCTGCTGCACATCATCAATCTTCAATTTTTCTGGCGTACCTGTTGGTTTTTTGCCAGCATCTACGATGTAGTATCCTTCCGAATTACCATATAGCATCTTTTTCCCATCTGCACTAATCACGAAGTTATAGGCATTGTCAATCAGATTTTTTTCTTCGAGCTTATTCAGGTCGTAGGAGAAAATACTGCGTCCTTTTGTATAGATGAGCATGTTTTCTACCAACCCGCTCAATTGGCCTACGCCCGGTGATATAGAAAGCGCGACAATACGGTTATTGATTTGGTCAAAATCAACTTTGATGTCTTTCGTTTTCGGAGTTTTGCTTTCCTGCTCGTCGCTTTTCCCATCCTTTTTATCGGTATCATCCTTTTTCTTACTGTCGGTGTTTGGAGTTTCCGGTTTTACAGTTTCTTCATCACTTTCATTTTTGAAGATGGAAGGTGTGTCATTGGATAATATAAAAGCATAGGTGTTATAGGCCGGGCTGCGATCATAGGCTGTCATGTGTAAACCGGAGTTTGTTAAGCCCGTGTTGGTACTGGCTTGGAACACAAGGTATTTGCCGTCACGGGTAAACACCGGTTGGCGTACAGCGCCCATGCCATCGGTGATCTGCTGTGATTGTTTGGTGTCGAGATTGTACATAAACACGGCTGTAACACCGTTTGGCAAGGCTTTAACGTATGAAATCCACTTAGAATCAGTTGACCAATTTGGCTGGAAGTGATTGTATGTGCGACCAGTATGAGATGCCAAGTAATCATCGTCTACTTTTACACTGGTTTTCGTGTCGATGTCAATATAATAGAGATTAAGGTGTGCATCGTTGTAAAATAGCTTCTTGCTATCTGGTGACCACGCTGGTTGAAAGTAGAATGCGGTTTCGCCTAGTTTGATGTAAATAGGATCTTTTTCTGCTTTCTGATCGCGAAGAACTAACTCATATTTTCCATTTTTGTCGGAGATGAAAGAGATCCATTTGCCATCTGGCGACCAAGCCGGAAAACGCTCGTGTGTGCCTGGAGAATTGGATAGGTTACGTGCATCGCCTTTCTCTTTAGGTACAGAGAATATTTCTCCTCGTGCCTCGAATAATGCACGTTGGCCGGTGGGAGATAGGTTTAGACCTCGAATACCATCTTTCATCTTCACATAATGTGGACGTTTGTACATCGCATCT includes these proteins:
- a CDS encoding S41 family peptidase; this encodes MLKQIIPFMALLAGQAAALYAQEETLLLRNPSISDQHISFVYGGDIWLADKNGANARRLTINPGVEQNPIFSPDGSQVAFTGNYDGNTDVYVIPIQGGEPRRVTHHPASDVVRGWLNNNEVYFTTSREFNYSLGSRLYKSNVNEGTDQPLLMPEAYQGSPSADGRYWAYIKNGDPTERDRVAFKRYRGGGMPSIWIFDSKTHQVEIVPGENCNDVKPVWLGDYVYFLSDRDKTVNIFSYNIKTKKVEKLTNFSDYDVRSLQGKGSELVFEYNGKINLLQTSSKSITPLAIQIYPDAMYKRPHYVKMKDGIRGLNLSPTGQRALFEARGEIFSVPKEKGDARNLSNSPGTHERFPAWSPDGKWISFISDKNGKYELVLRDQKAEKDPIYIKLGETAFYFQPAWSPDSKKLFYNDAHLNLYYIDIDTKTSVKVDDDYLASHTGRTYNHFQPNWSTDSKWISYVKALPNGVTAVFMYNLDTKQSQQITDGMGAVRQPVFTRDGKYLVFQASTNTGLTNSGLHMTAYDRSPAYNTYAFILSNDTPSIFKNESDEETVKPETPNTDSKKKDDTDKKDGKSDEQESKTPKTKDIKVDFDQINNRIVALSISPGVGQLSGLVENMLIYTKGRSIFSYDLNKLEEKNLIDNAYNFVISADGKKMLYGNSEGYYIVDAGKKPTGTPEKLKIDDVQQLVDPKAEWDQVFNEVWAMQKEFFYVENMHGVDWDATKTKYAKFLPYVNHRSDLGYLLNEMMGEMVVGHNYIYPGDEPSTPSVSAGVLGADYEISNNRYRIAKIYTRMDWNPSFKAPLAEPGLNIKEGDYILAVNGQDLTADKDIYSLFDYTVDKQVTLKINSKASTDGAREVIVKPISYANEVGLRRQSWVEKNRQKVDAASKGQIAYVYMPNTGREGYDSFNRYYFSQMDKKALLLDERNNGGGSVADYVIDLLSRELISGWGIRDGRSFTTPGNGIYGPKAMIINENAGSGGDMMPYMFRFKGLGKLVGRTTMGILVGISGYPPLLDGGSITSPNFGVFDLKGNYIIENEGVAPDIFVEQMPKDLLDGKDPQLERTINVLLEEMKTYPYQEMKKPADPIRVN